One genomic region from Cryptococcus gattii WM276 chromosome C, complete sequence encodes:
- a CDS encoding ATP-dependent DNA helicase, putative (Similar to TIGR gene model, INSD accession AAW42599.1) — translation MESSSSGITLYPYLASLNQAQLKAVIANPSTPLQILAGPGSGKTRVLTCRVAYLVQHYKYSPNEIVAVTFTNKSANEMRKRLQKLLGDKQADQLVLGTFHATCVKYLRRYGRLIDLSNNFVIADADDCKKIMSGILKNRKAALDEASMSLKEGVVLSEISKAKAKGEPPEAMAIRATQSKSASTNTLAVIADLYEEYQLALAEANSLDFDDLLLYALRLFKEAPRVVEDIRHILVDEFQDTNTTQYELLKRFAKAHKGVSVVGDPDQAIYGWRSAEIENLNKMTKDFPGVEAIYLEENYRSTGSILDAAHAIVSQDRQRIQKSLFTSHPKSTPVTLKVFGTPVIEASFISTEIKRLIAYSGGLLGYNDFAILLRYNALSRVIESSLQKDSIPNRIVGGHKFFERMEIKDLLAYLQLADNPGFNLNSDSSTQPAFVRVVNVPKRSIGDKTLTDILSTAKSMKISPMELCERVTDGEAIPTNIKPGVKKSLANFVGVIRKLRRAAERGTSVADLIKMIIEKVNYEEYLRTSQPDWDSRWENVKELVSPPSSFFLFLPRRISYSVTVAEEQARLSESKSGSTREERGFMPANSAAVEAMVNEAYQKGKGKEVKQERNLKKEKEEKRAYPMFRRRASGNNISDQECDTSSATGRSRSGSIAVNTKSILRRKGSVRTNETHDGVIELLSSDEEDQDVKPDIKPKKKIADIVKQSSVAYAPPDLVESLANAPDSLTPLAYFLQTSMLSTDTESGQDDASTPKVTITTVHAAKGLEWPVVFIPAVEQGTYPSYRCTEPHEIAEERRLLYVAMTRAQSFLFRMMGGEENNKEASEFLGDVMRNQPGLLATDQPNVDMVVRKHISAMLSRPAPDEEMTKDMIMKHVRIAPPLSTWDPPESSSWRSKSNRFARRDISKATRAAEYWASDVDEPPTTLPIAPQKKPPPPPVKSANRYIPPTMPFTFNTKEEKKEETSLDSLMSGGNKSLEMMAGLGLPADLPPNPVGPSTSAGGGLAGRGSLELARGKKRLGMGRPAPWGSKKPREN, via the exons ATGGAAAGTTCAAGTTCTGGTATTACGTTGTACCCATATCTTGCCTCCCTTAATCAAGCTCAATTAAAAG CTGTCATCGCAAACCCTTCAACCCCCCTGCAAATCCTTGCCGGACCAGGATCTGGAAAAACTAGGGTTCTTACCTGTCGTGTGGCGTATCTGGTACAACATTATAAATACTCTCCTAATGAGATCGTCGCCGTTACTTTCACCAACAAGTCGGCTAATGAGATGCGAAAGAGGCTGCAGAAGTTACTGGGTGACAAGCAAGCCGATCAATTGGTATTAG GTACATTCCATGCGACGTGTGTCAAGTATCTGAGAAGGTATGGCAGATTGATTGATTTGTCCAACAACTTCGTTATTGCTGATGCCGACGACTG CAAGAAGATTATGAGTGGTATATTAAAAAACCGAAAAGCTGCTTTAGATGAAGCATCAATGTCTCTCAAAGAAGGAGTGGTTTTATCAGAAATATCCAAAGCCAAAGCAAAAGGAGAACCACCGGAAGCCATGGCGATACGTGCCACACAAAGTAAGAGTGCGTCCACAAATACGCTTGCTGTCATCGCAGACCTCTACGAAGAGTATCAACTCGCCCTGGCAGAGGCTAATTCGTTGGACTTTGATGACTTGCTGCTGTATGCCCTGCGACTATTCAAGGAAGCACCTAGAGTGGTAGAGGATATTCGGCATATTCTGGTTGACGAGTTTCAG GATACCAACACAACACAATACGAGCTCTTGAAACGCTTTGCAAAAGCTCATAAGGGCGTGAGCGTCGTTGGAGATCCAGATCAGGCAATTTACGGCTGGCGTTCTGCAGAGATTGAGAACTTGAACAAGATGACCAAGG ACTTCCCCGGTGTAGAAGCGATCTATTTGGAAGAAAACTACAGGTCCACTGGGTCCATCCTTGATGCTGCCCATGCCATTGTTTCTCAAG ACCGCCAGCGCATACAAAAAAGTCTTTTTACATCCCACCCCAAAAGCACTCCCGTTACACTTAAGGTCTTTGGTACCCCCGTCATCGAAGCGAGCTTCATCTCCACTGAGATCAAGCGCCTCATCGCATATTCAGGTGGTCTACTGGGATACAATGATTTTGCCATCCTCT TACGTTACAACGCCTTGTCTCGAGTTATAGAATCTTCGCTTCAAAAGGATAGTATTCCCAACCGTATTGTTGGAGGGCACAAGTTCTTTGAACGAATGGAGATCAAGGATTTGTTGGCATATCTGCAGCTGGCTGATAACCCAGGCTTCAAC CTGAATAGTGATTCTTCTACACAGCCTGCATTTGTACGAGTTGTCAATGTTCCTAAACGCTCCATCGGTGACAAG ACCCTCACAGATATCCTGAGCACAGCGAAATCAATGAAAATATCCCCTATGGAGCTATGCGAGCGGGTCACAGATGGTGAAGCTATCCCTACAAATATCAAGCCGGGTGTGAAAAAGAGTCTTGCGAACTTTGTCGGCGTGATCAGAAAACTACGACGGGCCGCGGAACGT GGTACATCTGTAGCCGACCTGATCAAGATGATCATCGAGAAAGTCAATTACGAAGAGTATCTCCGTACTTCGCAACCGGATTGGGACTCCAGATGGGAAAACGTCAAGGAACTAGTCAGTCCtccctcatccttctttcttttcctACCTCGTCGT ATATCATACAGTGTCACAGTCGCCGAAGAGCAAGCTCGTTTATCTGAATCCAAATCTGGAAGTACCCGTGAAGAAAGGGGATTCATGCCCGCCAATTCTGCTGCTGTCGAAGCCATGGTGAATGAGGCGTACCAAAAGGGTAAAGGAAAAGAGGTCAAGCAAGAGAGAAatttgaagaaggagaaagaagaaaaacGGGCATACCCCATGTTCAGGCGCCGAGCAAGCGGGAATAATATCAGTGATCAGGAATGTGATACGTCCTCCGCGACGGGTCGGAGTAGGAGTGGTTCGATCGCTGTGAACACCAAAAGCATACTGCGGAGAAAGGGATCTGTGAGGACGAACGAGACACATGATGGCGTGATTGAGTTGCTTTCGagtgatgaggaagatCAAGACGTCAAGCCAGATATAAAgccgaagaagaaaatCGCCGACATAGTCAAGCAGAGCAGCGTGGCCTATGCCCCTCCTGACTTGGTGGAATCACTGGCCAATGCACCTGATAG CTTAACGCCCTTGGCGTACTTTCTTCAAACTTCTATGTTATCGACGGATACTGAATCAGGACAAGATGATGCGTCTACACCC AAAGTTACGATCACGACTGTCCATGCCGCAAAAGGTCTCGAATGGCCTGTGGTCTTCATACCTGCTG TCGAGCAAGGAACCTACCCTTCTTATCGCTGCACGGAGCCTCATGAAATAGCAGAAGAACGACGGCTACTCTACGTCGCTATGACTCGGGCGCAAAGTTTCTTG TTCAGAATGATgggtggagaagaaaacaACAAGGAAGCTAGCGAATTTTTGGGGGACGTTATGCGGAATCAGCCG GGTTTATTGGCAACCGACCAACCTAACGTGGATATGGTCGTGAGAAAGCACATATCTGCCATGCTAAGTCGGCCTGCGCCCGATGAAGAGATGACGAAGGACATGATAATGAAGCA TGTTCGTATTGCCCCTCCTCTAAGTACTTGGGATCCACCCGAGAGTTCTTCCTGGAGAAGCAAGAGTAATCGCTTTGCTCGTCGAGATATCAGCAAAGCTACTCGTGCCGCTGAATATTGGGCATCAGATGTTGATGA ACCTCCGACCACGTTACCGATAGCGCCCCAAAAGAAACCTCCCCCGCCACCTGTAAAATCTGCCAACAGATATATACCACCTACAATGCCATTCACATTTAATAcaaaggaggaaaagaaagaggaaacATCATTAGATTCATTGATGAGTGGGGGTAATAAGAGTTTAGAGATGATGGCGGGGCTAGGTTTGCCCGCCGATCTACCTCCTAATCCTGTCGGGCCCTCTACTAGCGCGGGAGGAGGACTGGCAGGAAGAGGATCGCTTGAGCTTGCtagaggaaagaagagattggGGATGGGGAGGCCAGCCCCATGGGGAAGCAAAAAGCCTCGAGAGAATTAG